A stretch of DNA from Gasterosteus aculeatus chromosome 7, fGasAcu3.hap1.1, whole genome shotgun sequence:
tataatatttttgacAATAAAGTAAATACCAGAGATGTCACCCATCAAAACGACCTTTCTGCTAGATTTAACAAGCCTTAAGAAAAACAGTGAATTATTTTTGTGTCAATACACCTTTGTTTCATGCTTACATATTATTCCTCCTTTAGGTTATTTTATCCAAGACTTCTTTGACGTGGCTTTAAACGAGTCCTTGAAACGTTCCTGGGAGGTGCTTCTCCACCACTCCGCGGTAATGAACTTtactctgtgtttttgtgtgtctctgtgtgtgtttacacgtcTATGTACGGTCACCATGACCGACAGCTTAACACAATGCAAATAAAGGATCATTCCCCTCCACGCCCCCTTGGATGCTTGTATTTAGTCGTGCCGCATTTGCAATGCATGGCTGTCTTTCTTAAGTGACATATTTTCTTCTATATTTACTGGTTTTGAAGAAACACCCAACAACCTTCCCAGAGAGGATTTCAGAGCATCTAGTTATAGAATTAATTAATGAAACATTAGAGTCCATCCAGCTGTAATTTGGACCCTGGTAAAAGGATATTTGTAAGTTCAACTATGTTCATGCGTTCTAATGAAGACGTCAGTGAATAAACGGATCCCCATCCAGCAGGAAAAGTGCTCACAGACTTTAGGTCCCAAGATTGGAAAATAGATGACACGTTTTATTATCTGCGTTATGTGTGGGATTGCTGAtaactgaggtaataaatctcTCTGAGATGATCTTAAATTGCAGATTGAACCAGAGGTAGTAAAACATTAATGCCAAACACTCACAGTTCAAGGTCTGCTTGTGTAGAACTTCAACAAGATATATGATATAATGTTTGCAAGATTATAACACCATTCCATATAGcctccttcaacttcttcaccaaaataaaatagatattTGGCAATTGGGTTGATTATTTAcaataatatatgtattatttaataCTCTAAACACCAAGTGTTCTTGGTGTAttacatattcattcatatcaaCTCATTTGCAGAAATATCTGGATATGAAGGTCCCctcacgtatgtgtgtgtgtgtgtgtgtgtgtgtgtgtgtgtgtgtgtgtgtgtgttgacctctGATTATTTTCTCAGGTGCTCTCCTGCTTCAACTTGTCAGTGACGTTCCGCCTCTTTGTGGGCTTCTCCGTGATGTCTCTGCTGGTTGAGATCAACTCCGTTTTCCTCCACGTcaggcagctcctcctcctgtcgggTCGGAGGAACGTGCCTGGGACGGACGTCAAAGCCCCTCGGCCTTCTGTGGCCTACAGAGTGACCAGCTGGCTCAACCTGGGAACGTAGGTGGTGACGATTCTCTTCTGGAGGTTTCACAGCAGTAAAGCCACCTCTTGGaccaaaaaaaagtatttatgtgGGAGCATGTAGAAAAATCTGAGATCTATGTTGAATGTGAGCCTATGCATGTGTATGTCTTCAGACATATCGGAACATGAGAATCACATTTAATGATTTCCATGGCCGGTCTGTCATGTGCTGATACTTATTTAAATCACTGATTGATGAGGATGCCGTCGAGCTGCTAGCTTATCTGAATGTTTAAAGTAAGGATTCTCCGGATTTGTAACTTAAAAAGACTTGTTagacatagacacacaaacTTGTCCCCTTTCTTGCTGATATTCACATGACAAGGTTGATATCGTATCAATCTCAACATGAAGTGGGAGCCGGGGCACCGACACTGAGCCTTGTTTTGTCCAACAATAACAAATCTGCCTTCCAGGTTATTTCAAGAACAATATAAATTCTGGGTAAGCAGTAAGTACTTGCAGAGTTTCTAACAAGAACATTGTTGTCTCGACCTGCAGGTTATTGGTGTTTCGCGTCGGCACGATGGCTTGGATGAGCCGCTGGCTGGCAGCTCACAGTCAGCGTATGTCTCGCTACGTCCTGTTGCTGGGGACAGTGAGCCTGAGTGCCATTTCCACCATGAACATGGTGCTGTTCTACAGACTGCTCAGAGCAGACATCCTCACCAGCTCACCCGGCACAAGCAACGGCGAAGCCGGCTCTCGGTTTGCCCTGGATGGTCGAAGACAATGACTCCATTGGTAAAGAACAGTGGAGCGCTGTAACTTTATAATGTTTTCTTGATGTCAATACAGTAAAGATGAAGCACACGTTGGCTTTCCTTTGGTGATTCTTTTAGTTTGAAATGTACAAAGGCTTCTGCTCTCAGCTCAGATACAGCACTGCTTAAGCTGCGTTTATCCATgacatcattttcatttaatttacttttttgcattttttatttattcaggtcCATTCAGGTTCCAAACTACAATAACACTTATTGGCAGCATTTCAAATGTGTAGATGCTCCTGATTTGTTCTTAATTCTATAAAGTTTTAAGATCACTCAGGTTTCACTCAGTTTTGAGTGCATTCACCTTTGTTTTAAGATGAGGCAACATGCAACTAACCACATGTAGTTCGTAATACCAAATAACCGATCAAATCAGCATCAACTACATCACAACCCTCTTCTGCTGGAACGAGGTAAGAGTGGGACCTTCACAGCTTGTCTTAGTTTGGACCTCTTCTTGTCTGACGTGTGGCAGGCGAATCTTCTCTGTCCGGGTCTCTCTCTCATAGCAGGGACACACCTTCAGGTGCTCTGACATGGACGGGACGTCTCGGAAGCCCCAATTCCCCACGGGAGAGAATAAAGAGCTGAACTGCCAGACCTGAGGAgacaagaaagagagagaaaataagagagagagagatgaatatTCAGGCCTATATTTTCATTTACACACAATATTCTCTCAAAATAGTAACATAATTGGAGTCAATCAAATATTACATGTCAGTTAAGCAGTAAAGGACAGTACTCTTTGAGGTGAAGCTGCCTGTAGAATATGTAGCTGGTATCCAACCTGAACACTTTGTTAATTTAAACTAAAACAGTCCTGCAATAAAATGAAAGATTACGTTGTAGATGTTGTTTATTCAACAGCAATGAAACTATGGCGTATCTGTCTCTGGCTCGTATCAAACTGTACTCTCCTCCTTAATGTTGACCATCtcttaaatattcaaaataatatatGACAAAATATAAACTGGCAGATGTTGCTGATGAACCTCATGCGATCCACTGTCACTGCTCATGTAtgaagcagagagacagactgtgTTCTCATCTCACCGTCTGCTTCACCTTCCACTTTGCCCCCCCGTGCGAGTAGATCTTCTTCTCCCAGCAGAGGGTGACCATCcctctctcctgcagcagggaGGAGCACACCTGCCTCATCGTCTGGGACACCAGAGACAGCTGAGACAGGGACAGACTGTCCAGGAAACCGGCCATGTGGCGGAGAACCTCGTAGGGCAGCGAGCTCAGagagtcctctcctcctcttgtccGACCTCCTCGCTTCCTCGGAGCATCAGAGGAGTCCACTGAGCCTCTGGAATGCTGGGAAGCTCCAGCCAGAGAAACGGGGATGATGGGATGCAGGCTAAAGCAGCCGAGGTCCTGGCTGAAAGAAAACTGGTCTTTCAAAGTTCAAGACGTTTTTACTTGATGCATGATTTATCTCTTTAGGTATCTGTTACCTGGAATAGCTATTTAAAATAGAGCATCACTAAACTCCAGTTTTAGAGTCACGCAATTGGGAATCACTACAACACAAATAAGAACTATGAACAGTGTTATACTTGAAGGAGACACAGGCTTTGTGAGTGGAGGGCTGCAACCTCCTCTGGCTGTAGGTGCATCCCAGGTATGCCAGCGGGCATCTCTGCTCGAACCACCCGTTCATACACATCTGGATGTCACTGTGGATGTTCCTGCACGTGACAGCATTTATTATGTTAAATGTGACAATAACAGTAGATTCAGAATGCTCAACCTAGTAGTAGATAGGAAAATGTTCATCAGCTATTTGTTGGCCGCATGCACGCTTAGACATTGCACCTTTTTAAAACTGTgaacataatatatatttgaattttaATGGTATTTTTTCAATTTCCCATCCAGGCaaaatttggactttcaaaagacaatttaataaaaaagtaaaaagagaaaacccACTTATAATGTTTGCCATATTCTCTGCGCTGGAACATGCGTCCGCAGAGGAAGGTGAAGGCCGAGCTGGCCTTGTGGTGCCGATTGGTGACGCTCTCCAACTGCAGGTGTAGATGCAGTTCCAGCGGTTTCGCAGCATTTAGGTCAGCCAGCGATGTCTCTCCCCGGAACGGAGCAGACAGGAAGTTGTAGGTCTGTGTGCCTTCATCTTGTAACAGACCGTCTGTGCATCTGCTCTCTGCAATGAGGTGACCCCTTTGCTCCTTCTCCAGGGAGCACAGCAGAGATGCCTGAACGCCACATCAATAACATAATGTGATAATGTGTTTATCAGTGGACAATGGAGAGTTGCATCATAGAACCAACTTCCTCTGAGTAAGTAAGTTAATTTCAGTTAAATTATTTCAGCCCtgaaaatgcttttattgtaaCACAAAGATACAGTAGGTAAATTTAATGTTCTCTCTGACTTGACAAACACTCTActattttatcatttccagTTACATTAATCCAagtgaaaccaaaataaaagattgtgaaatgtgaaaggAGTGAATCATAGTGAAGTGACCACCGATGATTATTAATCCTCTCTGCAATTCAAGCAGCTTCCAGAACTTTGTTTATGGATAAGGTTTCATATTTTGGTTCAGTCTCACAGTGTTGTCTTTGGCCGCGACAGGCAGTTTTTCTCTTTGAAAAAGCTTTAAACTGTACTCAGCATCAAACAGTTTGATTTTATGATATAGAGTCCAATAGTTGGATACTTGCATCACTGCTTGTTTCTGCTTCCCCCCGAGTGGCCAAACAATACCAATAAACGTTGCAAAAAAGGTGCAATGATTCCACTCGCCTGAACCTCCTCCCACACCGGCATCTCCTCTGGCGCCACCCCCAGGTCGCTGGTATCCACAGCTtgatccttcttcttcttgtagAAACTAGGGTTCCGGATGCGGGACTGCTTGGCTGAGAAGCTGGATGGGGTTTTGAAGGTACGCACAGTGATAATCTTCATCGGCTCCACGTGCCCGTACACAAATTCCCTTTCTGGGTTGTCAGCGAGAAAGGAGCAGGATCTGGAGGAAGCAATGCAGGGACCGCTACAGGTATCTGATGGATCTTCTTCTGTCGCAGTGGCCtgaccttctcctccccctttaGAAAGTTCCCAGTCTCTGCCTGAAGCAGCTGCCTCTCCGGCTTTCCTGCAGCCACCCATCTCCATACTGAACATGCTCTCCCAGGCGTTGTAGTTGTCCAACAGATCCGCATCCAGTCTGGTGTCCCGGGCAACAGCGTCTCTCTCTTCTTGGGTGAGTTCCTGTTCGTACGCAGCGTCAACCTTCTCTTCGTCCTCGTCTTCGTTTTCACCAGGTGTGAGCGCGTCGACCATGTTAGACTCCCAAGTGTGATCCCCGGCCTCCCTCGCAGCCGCCCTTTCTGCTGCCTCTTTTTccagctccttcttcttcttcttcttcttcttcttcttcttcttctcctctcgccTCCTTTTCTTCTCGTCCGCTTCCACACTCTGGGTCAGTTCTGGGAACAGATTTCTCATCTTCATGGAGTGAAACAAGAGGTCCTGGTCATTCAAGGCCATGGCCAAGTCCAGACATGTGCCCTGCTCTCTTTTGCCGAGCAGGTTTTTGTGCAGTTCGAGGTTTGGATAAGAATGGGCGTCGTTAGCCGGCCACCGGTTCCACTCCATGGAGCAGCACACCACGCTGGCCGGACACGCCTGCAGGTGAGCTGCCTGGGAGGAGCGCGGCAGGTGGAGCGGGCAGCCGTATTCGGCGTTGAGGCAGGGCACCCTGACGTTAGGACAGAGCAGCAGGTGATCCTCCTCTTTGCAAAGGTGGAAGAGAGCTCCACAGTGCAGGCGGCAGGGGATGAGCGCACAGCACACGGAGACCTCCACCCGAGCCCTGCAGCGCCGGCTGTAGCAGGAATCACAGTGGACATGCGGTCGCACCCTGGAGGCCCGGGAACGCTGACTCTGATCGGGTTtagggaggaagaaaggaaaacgATGTGACATTGAttgtcagaagaagaagaaaaaaatcatccattttttatttaaagagcaCCCTGGCGTTTTTATTTCTACTAGTTCAATGGCCTTTGAAAACGCGCCTCTCCATGGCTCGTTTCTTGGCTCGTGGCGTTTCTTGAGTACCTTTCAATCTAAAAACCTTCACACTCAAGATTGTGCTTCCTTCTGTCCTTAGCAATACCCGTGATGTAACATGCAGTACTTGAATCTCAGTACTATGTAGCTGCTTGTGAAATACAACATGGTTCATAAAAAATCACCTGGGGCAGTTTACGTTTAGGTCATTTTTGGATATGAAAATATTGAATAACGTTATTATGCTGACTAGTTGCAAAGTAAAACCCTACCATGCTTTAGATCCTGCAGGTCCTGCAAACAAAGAAGAAACTATGTATCTCGAAGTGTTGCACTTGGAGGCCAGCAGGGTCCTGAGATACTGGATATTGGAACTGAATCACAAGCTTATGCCTATGGTGCCCCGAGAGAAGAGAAAGCAGTGAAACAAACTCCTCGTTCTCCGTCTTGTGCTTAGACCAAGTGTTtaagagtgagtgagtgtgtgtgtgtctctttgctatttgtgtgttttataaatAGAGTCGAGCACCAACTGAGAAATGTTACGCATGTGGTCAGAAACATGGTTTGGGTTACTAGCGCCCTGAGAGACTGTATCAGGAAACCTCCTGCACCTTCTTCCCTCTGATTCACATTGAGGTGCTTGAGGAGCAAAATGACTCCCTAATATCCAAACAGTGTCCTCTAGTGGCGCTTCGATCGAAACGTTGCAGGCGTATATCTTATTGCAGCCATTCTTTGTTGCGGCTCTGCACTTGATACGGCTGCACATTCATTTGGCCCCTGAATGAATAGATAGAGTTTGGTTGCCACGGTTGAATCCACGAGAGAAACTGGGGgcgttgggtgggggggggggggggcggtgttgGGGCGGGGGGACTCCTGCTGAACCTGCTTGCTGCTTCTTGGCTAATTTTAACCTGGCAGTTCAAACATGCAAAGAGACCAAAAGCAACGTTATAAAACAAGGGGGAAGCAACACGTCTGAGGTGGGACCTTCGACTGAATAAGGTTTGATCCCACCATGTTTGacaatgtttatttgtgttaGTTTAAAGCAAGCAGTACAAGGAAATGTGTTACTATTGGTAACAAAACTGTAAAAGTAAATCATTCCTTCTAGCGGTCGTCTGAGTTACCTTGTGCTAAAGGACACATAACTAATTACAGCTCCTCGTTTAATAAGAACatggaaaaaatacatttaaatgcaaTCTTGTAAGAGGGCTTTTTGAGCCCACAATGATGCTTCCCATTGCTGTTTGTTGATCATGACATGCGTAatacatgaaacaaacaaaaaaaagattgtttcaAAAACTCCTCATGGCAAGCCTCTAAAAGTCCTTCAAAGTAAACCAGAAGGGTGTAATCTATGTTTGACTTGCTATATGTGACAAGTGATGATGGATGTCAGGCAAACATTGCTTTGTCTTTAGTGATTATATAAAAGAGTGAGTAACACCTGTGATTCACTATTTAGGGTATTTAACATTACATGAATCTGTGTGTCATTTCACTTTCAGGATTCCAAAATATCTTGTTCAGCGTCCAGTAGACATGGTGAGTCACAGACATTCCACAATCCAATTATTGTTGAATCATATTCATGCAACTTTGATGCACAACGTTTATTATGCAGTTTCTACGTTGTTAGAGCGCAATTTTTCTTTCCCACCCGATCAGAGTCAGCGTTCCCGGGCCTCCAGGGTGCGACCGCATGTCCACTGTGATTCCTGCTACAGCCGGCGCTGCAGGGCTCGGGTGGAGGTCTCTGTGTGCTGTGCGCTCATCCCCTGCCGCCTGCACTGTGGAGCTCTCTTCCACCTTTGCAAAGAGGAGGATCACCTGCTGCTCTGTCCTAACGTCAGGGTGCCCTGCCTCAACGCCGAGTACGGCTGCCCGCTCCACCTGCCGCGCTCCTCCCAGGCAGCTCACCTGCAGGCGTGTCCGGCCAGCGTGGTGTGCTGCTCCATGGAGTGGCTCCGGTGGCCGGCCGATGACACAGACCCACACGGAGGCTTGGCCCTGCAGGAGAACGTGCTGAAGGAAATCAAGGGGCAGCAGGAGCCTCTGGATCTGGCCATGGCCCTGGTGGATCAGTCAGACCTTTATGACCGCTTGAAAATGGCGGCTATCTTTCCAGAGCTGATGGAAGCAGTCAcagaggaagtgaaggaggagaagagtgaCGGGACGGCAATGGGAGGTTCTCTCAATGGTGTCACAGACAAAGGTAAAACATGTTTTCGTCCGTAATTGAAACAGGCAACATAGTAAAATAACACATCTGTTGTCCTTACACCGCACACATCTGCACCTGCAGAAAACGGCTTGCGTGAGGACAGCTTTGAGGAAGAGCCTCTACAGAACGGAGTGGGGCAAGCCTCAGGCATCAGCAAGGAGAAGTACGACCTGTGTGAGATGATGTTCGGCATGGAGAAAGGCggctgtgctgctgctcaggCAAACCAAGACGACCCCAAGCCCGGTGAGAAGGTCGCAGAAGGGTCGCAGAAGGACGAAGTAGTCGCGGATAAGACTG
This window harbors:
- the LOC120821804 gene encoding TLC domain-containing protein 2 → MDLKSTILVVGGSACSFKLLNTLIRFLPTPESARKKSWRWRNISTSLAHSSLTGAWAVLCFYLQPHMLEDLMSSPSLLSHSLVAVSAGYFIQDFFDVALNESLKRSWEVLLHHSAVLSCFNLSVTFRLFVGFSVMSLLVEINSVFLHVRQLLLLSGRRNVPGTDVKAPRPSVAYRVTSWLNLGTLLVFRVGTMAWMSRWLAAHSQRMSRYVLLLGTVSLSAISTMNMVLFYRLLRADILTSSPGTSNGEAGSRFALDGRRQ
- the LOC120821759 gene encoding F-box only protein 40 isoform X2; translation: MSQRSRASRVRPHVHCDSCYSRRCRARVEVSVCCALIPCRLHCGALFHLCKEEDHLLLCPNVRVPCLNAEYGCPLHLPRSSQAAHLQACPASVVCCSMEWNRWPANDAHSYPNLELHKNLLGKREQGTCLDLAMALNDQDLLFHSMKMRNLFPELTQSVEADEKKRRREEKKKKKKKKKKKKELEKEAAERAAAREAGDHTWESNMVDALTPGENEDEDEEKVDAAYEQELTQEERDAVARDTRLDADLLDNYNAWESMFSMEMGGCRKAGEAAASGRDWELSKGGGEGQATATEEDPSDTCSGPCIASSRSCSFLADNPEREFVYGHVEPMKIITVRTFKTPSSFSAKQSRIRNPSFYKKKKDQAVDTSDLGVAPEEMPVWEEVQASLLCSLEKEQRGHLIAESRCTDGLLQDEGTQTYNFLSAPFRGETSLADLNAAKPLELHLHLQLESVTNRHHKASSAFTFLCGRMFQRREYGKHYKNIHSDIQMCMNGWFEQRCPLAYLGCTYSQRSQDLGCFSLHPIIPVSLAGASQHSRGSVDSSDAPRKRGGRTRGGEDSLSSLPYEVLRHMAGFLDSLSLSQLSLVSQTMRQVCSSLLQERGMVTLCWEKKIYSHGGAKWKVKQTVWQFSSLFSPVGNWGFRDVPSMSEHLKVCPCYERETRTEKIRLPHVRQEEVQTKTSCEGPTLTSFQQKRVVM
- the LOC120821759 gene encoding F-box only protein 40 isoform X1 produces the protein MSQRSRASRVRPHVHCDSCYSRRCRARVEVSVCCALIPCRLHCGALFHLCKEEDHLLLCPNVRVPCLNAEYGCPLHLPRSSQAAHLQACPASVVCCSMEWNRWPANDAHSYPNLELHKNLLGKREQGTCLDLAMALNDQDLLFHSMKMRNLFPELTQSVEADEKKRRREEKKKKKKKKKKKKELEKEAAERAAAREAGDHTWESNMVDALTPGENEDEDEEKVDAAYEQELTQEERDAVARDTRLDADLLDNYNAWESMFSMEMGGCRKAGEAAASGRDWELSKGGGEGQATATEEDPSDTCSGPCIASSRSCSFLADNPEREFVYGHVEPMKIITVRTFKTPSSFSAKQSRIRNPSFYKKKKDQAVDTSDLGVAPEEMPVWEEVQASLLCSLEKEQRGHLIAESRCTDGLLQDEGTQTYNFLSAPFRGETSLADLNAAKPLELHLHLQLESVTNRHHKASSAFTFLCGRMFQRREYGKHYKNIHSDIQMCMNGWFEQRCPLAYLGCTYSQRRLQPSTHKACVSFNQDLGCFSLHPIIPVSLAGASQHSRGSVDSSDAPRKRGGRTRGGEDSLSSLPYEVLRHMAGFLDSLSLSQLSLVSQTMRQVCSSLLQERGMVTLCWEKKIYSHGGAKWKVKQTVWQFSSLFSPVGNWGFRDVPSMSEHLKVCPCYERETRTEKIRLPHVRQEEVQTKTSCEGPTLTSFQQKRVVM